CAGAAAGTGGGCACTCCGCTCTGTTAGCCGCCGATCCACTTGACCAGGAAATGTTGGGCAATGGATGTGGCAGCAGGAAGGCACACGGACAGGAGCAGCGCCCGCATCATTCCGGTATTGTAGGGCCAGGTTCTTGCACCCTTTAATCGCTTTTCGTAGGCCGACCATAGATTCAACTCGGTGGCAGCGGCCTCGAAATCCCGATTTTGCGCGCCCTCCTCACCGGCCGGCAACGATCTGAACAGGCCGATGATCTTGCGGTCGACTGTTTTCAATTCCTCTTTTTTCGTCTTTGCCAGCACCCTGTGCGTATCACGCATGCCCAGGAAGAACACCAGCACCGCCACGACAGCGAGGACGGCGTAGACAGCCAGCGCGCGCAGATCGACACCGCCAGCCAGCGGGTTGCTGAAGAGGACGCTGATGATGCTACCCCCAACAAAGGCCAGTGCCATGACCAGGCTGTAGCGGGCAATCGGTTCAAAGGGACTCAGGTCGAAGATATCGATCTTCATCGGAAGTTGATGCAGTGTCGATTTTGGCGATGAACCCAAATATTGCCCCGCCGACGAAGGCCAGTAACTCCGCGCGGTCGTCTATTTCGGAGGCTTCCTGGACCACCTGGCTGAACTCTTCGTCGTCGACCAGGACAATTTGCTGAAAGGCATCTACAGCAGACGAGTTGTCTCCCTACGGAAGGCTGGCAAAGATGCCCGACAGCTTTGTTCTGCTGATCGGAGTTGACCATCAAAAGAGCACGATGTTTCACTACGTGGAAGAGATGGTCGGGGTCGAATACCATATGCAGCCGGGCTTTGCCCGGGCACGGATCATCGTCAACGGTGAGCAGACGTTCCGCCACGTCATGCTTCACCGGTACGGTACGCCACGCGATTTCAACCGAATGGAGCCGTTGTTTTTGGAGCAGGGGATCCAGCGAGACACCAGTATCGGCAACACAGCCGTTCGTCTCGTAAATGTTGCAGGCATGGTCCGAACAACGACCCGCGCCCTTTCCGCGGATACTGGTGTGCTCTGTGCGCGCTGATTAGCGCTGTGGTATCCCGGTATACGGGTCCAGGTCCCCATATCGATACCAGAGACCGTCCACGACCATCCCTGCTTTATCGATTAGAACCGCTGCATCGGGATAAATGTTGTCCCAGATCTCGCCGTAATCGTGGTGGAAATTCAGGCCACACCATTCCGGGTGGTCTTGGTTGGTGAACACCCGGCAGGATTGGCCTGGCTCGAGCACGAAATCCAGAGGGAAGTGGAATATCTGGCCGTCGTCATTGCCCCGCCGGTCGCTTTCCAGGCGCCAACCGGTCAGGTCG
The Chloroflexota bacterium DNA segment above includes these coding regions:
- a CDS encoding AAC(3) family N-acetyltransferase; translation: MSPYGRLAKMPDSFVLLIGVDHQKSTMFHYVEEMVGVEYHMQPGFARARIIVNGEQTFRHVMLHRYGTPRDFNRMEPLFLEQGIQRDTSIGNTAVRLVNVAGMVRTTTRALSADTGVLCAR